The genomic region AGATTCGGCACGGACGAAGCCTTTTGAAAAATCACCTGCGGGCCGAACGTGTCGTCGAGCTCATGCGGGCCGAAGCTGCCCGCATGCAGAGGCCCTGCAATAAACTCCCAAAACGGTTCGAACTCCTTGAACCGGGCTTTTGAGGGATCGTAAAAATGCGCCGCTGCGTAATGCACGTCCGCCGTGAGCCAGACGGTGTTGCCGATGCCTTCCCGTTTGCTGAAGGCCAGCAATTCGGCCAGCTCGAATTCACGCCCGGAGACCGGGCCGTCGCCGTTGGCGCAACTTTCGAATTGCGGGCGATTCCACCGGTCGGCGCCGTCCAGAGATTGCAGGCCCAGCGGCATGTCGGCCGCAATCACTTTCCAGACCGCCGCCGAATTTTTCAGCCCGGCCTTCAGCCAGGCCAATTGCTCGCTTCCCAAATAAGCGGTCGCTTCGCCCCGTTGGGTCTGACGATTGTGGTTGTTGCCGCTTCGGTACGAGCGCATGTCGAGAACGAACAGATCGAGCAGCGGCCCGTAAGGGATGCGCCGGTAGACCCGCCCTGCTCCGTCGGCGGCTTTGAGGCGCATCGGTGCGTATTCGAACGCGGCTTTTCTGCCGTGGGCGACCAGCCGGGCGATCGATTTTTCCCGGTAGCGGGCATCCTTTTCCAGATCTATCGACGGCGACCAGTTATTGGTGATTTCATGATCGTCCCAAAGCCATACGGTCGGCACTTCCGCGTTGAAGCGGCGCAGATTGGGATCGAGCAGATTGTATTGGTAACGTCCCCGAAACTCGTCCAGCGTTTCGGCCACTTTGGCCACTGCCGGCGTGACCCAATTGCGCCAGACTTCTCGGGTCTGCGGCACGACTTCGAACTCCCGAATCGGACTGTCGGCGTAAATGCTGTCGCCGCAATGGATGAAAAAATCGGGCTCGGACCGGCGCATCGTTTCGAAGATGCGAAGGCCGCCGACGTCTGGATTGATGCCCCAGCCCTGGCCGCAGGTATCGCCCGACCAGAGAAACCGGAGGCTCCGCCCTTCTGCGGGGGCGGTGCGGAAACGGCCGTAGCTCGGCCGGCTCAGATATCTGGCGTTGTCCAGATCCTGGAACCGTACCCGGACGTGGATGGCCTGCCCCGCCGGCAGGGCCGTCAAATCGATGCGCGCGGTGTAATCCGTATCGGCCAGAGCGACAGGCCCCGCCACCGTGCGGGCGTCGGAAAAATCCGGTCTGGCACCGTACTCGACGATCATTCGGGCCGGGCGGTCGGCGCGGCTCCAGACGACGGCACGATCCGACTGCACGTCGCCGAATTGAATGCCTTGCCGCAACTGCGGCGCAGCGAAAGGCTCGTTGAACCCGCCGGCTCCGGCCACAAGGCCGTGCCCTGCCGGATTCGGTACCAGACCCGCTCCCAACGCCAGCCCCGCCGTCTTGAGAAAACGGCGCCGTCCCAATTGAACTTCGTTCGACATCCTACCCACACGTTCGTTGAACATACTCCTATTATCGAAACAAAGTGGTTACAGGGTCATGACGGAACCGTGAAGATACAATAAAAACCGCACGTCCAAATGAATGGCCTTGCTGCAGGCCTTTTGTTTACCCTCTTCCCCTGAATTTCATCATTTCGTAACAGTCGCTTCTTACAATTCCTGCCAGGTTAAATAACAACGATGCGACTTGATGAAATTTGCCCTGGCTTGTATGCAGGCCGTTCTTCTGACGGCAGGTCTGCTTTTATCGTATTCTCAAGCGCCGGGTCTGGCGTTCGGCAGCGAATCTCGAACGGTTTCCCTGACACCGCTCTTTCCGGCTCCGACTCTGCCTCCCGTTCTATTCGATCAAACGATACTGGCGTCCCCCCTGCTCGACTTTTCGCAAGGCAAGCCGCTGATCGTCGTTGCGGCCTCCGACGGCGAGATCGCGATGCTGGATGCCGAAACCGGCGTTCCGGACTGGAAGCTTCGGGCACCGGCTCCCGAAGGCCAACAAGTCGAACTGGTTGCCACGCCGGCCATCGCCGGCGACAAGCTGATCATTGTCTATCAATGCCTCGATCATGGCGTACGAGTCAGCCACCGCCTGGCGGTGATCGATCTGGCGAACAAAAAGCTGGACGAGGCCTTTCCGGTGCTCGAACTTCAGGCCGAAAAACCGGGCGCGGGCGGACGATCGACCGTCAGGTTCAATCCGCCGACCGCCTATTCGCACGCCGCCTTGCAGCATGCGGCGAAAAAAGAAGGCGGCCTGGGCGTCATATATGCGGCCTTCGGCAATGCCGGAGATACGCAGCCTTTCCACGGCTGGCTGTTTGAAATCGACCTGGACGCCTGGCGGCAACGCGGCGTCAGGGAAGCGGTCACCGCCGCCTTGCTGACGACGCCCGAAGCCGACTGCCCGGTCACGGTAGAATACGGTACTCAGGAAATGATCTGCGGCGGCGGCATCTGGACGCCTCCCGGCCCCCAAATTTATCCTGCGGGCGACAGTTACGAGCTGCTCGTGCCCACCGGCAACGGACAGATCGATTTGAAACGGGGCGATTACGCGAACACGCTGATGCGCCTGAAGCCCGGCCTGGCCTTCGATCCCGGCTGCGATGAAGCATTGTGCGCCGCGTTCGATCCTGTCAATCCCGATTCGGCCTGCATGGCCTCCTGTAAGAACCTGTTCATACCGCGCCTGGCCGACGGCAATGCGCCCTTGCGGCCGGCGAGCGGCGACTGCGACGATAAAAGCTACAGCGAATGCCTGGCCTGGATGGATTACGATCTCGGCGCCAATGCCCCGGTCCGGGCGACGTTGCAAAACGGCCGACCGGTGCTGATTCAGGCGGGCAAGGACGGCGGCGTATCCTTATTGGATGCGGATCATCTCGGCCGACAGTTCGACCGCCTGCAGATCGCCGATCTTTGCGGCGCGCCGCAAGATCCCTGCGACCGGTCCTGGGCAGGCATGATCGTCACCAAACCGGCGCTGAGCTTTGTGGACGGCGCACCGGTGGTGATGATTCCGACGTTCATTCCGGACCACACCCACTCGGCCGGACTGGTGGCGTTGAAGATCGTGACGGAGCAAGGCACTCCGAAATTCCGGCGCTTCTGGCAATATCCGGAACCCGGCAGCGTCAAGGCCCGGCAGATCTTCCGGTCGCATCCTTCGCTGCCGTTCGTGTCGAAACTCGGCAAAACGGGCGAGGACGTGGTCTGGATCGTCGATATCGGCATGCAGGGAACGATTTACGGCATCCGGGTCCGGGACGGCAAACTGCTGGTCGAAACGGCCATGCAGGGAACCGGACGTCAATTGTCCGCCCCGCTCATTTATAACGATACCCTCTATGCGGCGTCTTCTCTGCCCGCCACCCATCAGGCGATGCTGGAAGCCTTCAGGATCGAGGTTGAGCCCTAGTTCACGAGATTATGGATAAAAATAACTATAGAACCATCTGGATTTCGGATCTTCACCTGGGCTCCGCGCAGTGTCAGGCGGACGTGCTGCTCGACTTTTTGAAACACAACGAGAGCGAAAAACTTTATCTGGTCGGCGACATCATCGATTTCTGGTCGCTTTCGAAAAAAATGTACTGGCCGCGAGAGCACAACACCGTGATCCAGAAAGTGCTCCGGAAAGCGCGTCACGGCACCCGGATCATCTATGTGCCCGGCAATCACGATGAAAACGTCAGGGACTACAACAATTACGTGTTCGGCGACATCATCATCAAAAACACCGACGTGCACGTGACCCCGGAAGGCAGGCAATTGCTGGTCGTGCACGGCGACGAATACGACACGATCGCCCAATACCACCAATGGATCGCCAGGCTCGGCAGCGTCGGTTACGACTTTTTGCTGTGGCTCAACCGTATCCTGCGGCCTGTCCGGCGATCGCTCGGGATTCATTCGAATTTTTCTCTGGCGGCGTTCGTGAAATTCAAGGTCAAGAACATCGTTCAGTTCATTTCCGACTACGAAAAAAGCATCGTCGCCACGCTCCGCGACAAAGGCCTCGACGGCGTCATCTGCGGCCACATCCACCATGCCGAAATCAAGGAGATGGAAGGATTTTTATACGTCAATACCGGCGATTTCGTTGAAAGCTGCACCGCCATCGTCGAGCATTTCAACGGCGCTCTGGAATTGGTGCGTTGGCGCAAGCAGGAAGAAACCGTGATCAAGACCAATAAACGCCGCGAGGTCAATGCGCATGAATAGAAACATCGATAACCTGTATAAATCCTCGAATCCTTTCGCCGCGGCCAATCCCATCGGCGTTGCCGAGCCGGAGGCCGACCGTGCGACGATGCGCGGCTTCTACACCATTCTGGCGGCACAGTTTTTTTCGTCGCTCGCAGACAACGCCCTCTTGTTCGCCGCGATCGCCCTGCTCGAATCGACCGGCGCGCCGGCCTGGCAAATCCCGGTGCTGCAACAGTCCTTTGTCTTTGCGTTCATATTATTGGCCCCGTTCGTCGGAGCCTACTCGGATGCCCTGCCGAAAGGCCAAGTCATGTTCATCAGCAACAGCATCAAAATCATGGGCTGCCTGGGCATGCTGACGGGACTGCACCCGTTGATCGCGTACGGCTTGGTCGGCCTGGGCGCCGCCCTGTATTCTCCGGCCAAATACGGCATCCTGACCGAATACCTGCCGGTCGAAAAGCTGGTCTGGGCAAACGGCTGGATGGAAGGATTGACCGTCGCGGCGATCATCCTGGGCGCCATATGCGGCGGGCAACTGATCGGTCAGAATATCGAAGTCAACGTCGTACGGCATCTGAGTGCGCTGCCTTTCAACGGGAGCATCGACACCGCGCCCGAATTCGCGATTCTGGCGATATTGGGAATTTATCTGATCGCGGCCGCGCTGAACTGCTACATTCCCAAACTGGCGGTCGAGCATGCGCTGACTCATCGCGATCCGGTGTCGTTGATCAGGGAGTTTTGGCAGGGCCTGACGACGCTCTGGCAGGATCCTCTGGGCCAGGTATCGCTGGCGGTCACCTCGCTGTTCTGGGGTGCCGGCACCAGCCTGCGTTTCATCATTCTTGCCTGGGCCGCGGTTTCGCTGCAATTGAACCTGGAGCAGGCCACGCAATTGACCGCCGTGGTGGCGGTCGGCCTTGCCATCGGTTCGGCGATCGCAGCCAGATCGGTGCCGGTCGCACACGCGGTGAAAGTGCTGCCGCTGGGCATAGCGATGGGAGTGGTGGTCATGGCGATGGCGTGGGTGAGTCATTTGGGGCTGGCCACGCTGCTGTTGATTCTGATCGGCATGCTGGCCGGCTCTTTTCTGATTCCGATGAACGCTCTGCTCCAGCACCGTGGCCATTTGCTGATGGGGTCCGGACACTCCATCGCGGTGCAAAACTTCAATGAAAATTTGAGCATTCTGTTGCTGCTGGGCGCCTATTCGTTGATGATCCGGGCCGATTTTTCGATCCACACCGTCGTGATCGTCTTCGGCTTGTTTATAGCGGTCTGCATGGGCGCGATCCAAAAGATCCACGGGCACGACCAGGACTCGAATCCGTAAGCCGGCGGATGAAGGATCGGACTGTCGCGACATTTGCCCGCTTTCCCGATTTTTCTTTCCTGCACAAGCCGGGTCGAGTACCGGCTTGAATTGGATTTCCTTGTAACACAGCAAAAGGTAATAAAGCCGAATGAAACTATTTTATGGCGTGCAGGGCACCGGCAACGGTCACATCACGCGGGCCAGAGAAATGGCCAAAGCCCTGGCCGAAGCCGGCGTCGAGGTCACCTATATGTTCAGCGGACGGGATGCGGCCAACTACTTCGACATGGGCATATTCAACGATTATCAGGTCAGGAAAGGACTGACCTTTCATACTGAAAACGGCAACGTCAGCTATCTGAAAACCGCCTTCGACGCCCGCCCGATCGATTTCATCCAGGAGGTGAAGAGGCTGGATTTGCAAGGCTATGATCTGGTGCTTTGCGACTTCGAGCCGGT from Methylosarcina fibrata AML-C10 harbors:
- a CDS encoding alkaline phosphatase D family protein gives rise to the protein MSNEVQLGRRRFLKTAGLALGAGLVPNPAGHGLVAGAGGFNEPFAAPQLRQGIQFGDVQSDRAVVWSRADRPARMIVEYGARPDFSDARTVAGPVALADTDYTARIDLTALPAGQAIHVRVRFQDLDNARYLSRPSYGRFRTAPAEGRSLRFLWSGDTCGQGWGINPDVGGLRIFETMRRSEPDFFIHCGDSIYADSPIREFEVVPQTREVWRNWVTPAVAKVAETLDEFRGRYQYNLLDPNLRRFNAEVPTVWLWDDHEITNNWSPSIDLEKDARYREKSIARLVAHGRKAAFEYAPMRLKAADGAGRVYRRIPYGPLLDLFVLDMRSYRSGNNHNRQTQRGEATAYLGSEQLAWLKAGLKNSAAVWKVIAADMPLGLQSLDGADRWNRPQFESCANGDGPVSGREFELAELLAFSKREGIGNTVWLTADVHYAAAHFYDPSKARFKEFEPFWEFIAGPLHAGSFGPHELDDTFGPQVIFQKASSVPNLSPLFGMQSFGQVDIDGDSRVLTVTLKDLEGSTLFSQDMVPV
- the lplT gene encoding lysophospholipid transporter LplT, giving the protein MNRNIDNLYKSSNPFAAANPIGVAEPEADRATMRGFYTILAAQFFSSLADNALLFAAIALLESTGAPAWQIPVLQQSFVFAFILLAPFVGAYSDALPKGQVMFISNSIKIMGCLGMLTGLHPLIAYGLVGLGAALYSPAKYGILTEYLPVEKLVWANGWMEGLTVAAIILGAICGGQLIGQNIEVNVVRHLSALPFNGSIDTAPEFAILAILGIYLIAAALNCYIPKLAVEHALTHRDPVSLIREFWQGLTTLWQDPLGQVSLAVTSLFWGAGTSLRFIILAWAAVSLQLNLEQATQLTAVVAVGLAIGSAIAARSVPVAHAVKVLPLGIAMGVVVMAMAWVSHLGLATLLLILIGMLAGSFLIPMNALLQHRGHLLMGSGHSIAVQNFNENLSILLLLGAYSLMIRADFSIHTVVIVFGLFIAVCMGAIQKIHGHDQDSNP
- a CDS encoding UDP-2,3-diacylglucosamine diphosphatase, whose translation is MDKNNYRTIWISDLHLGSAQCQADVLLDFLKHNESEKLYLVGDIIDFWSLSKKMYWPREHNTVIQKVLRKARHGTRIIYVPGNHDENVRDYNNYVFGDIIIKNTDVHVTPEGRQLLVVHGDEYDTIAQYHQWIARLGSVGYDFLLWLNRILRPVRRSLGIHSNFSLAAFVKFKVKNIVQFISDYEKSIVATLRDKGLDGVICGHIHHAEIKEMEGFLYVNTGDFVESCTAIVEHFNGALELVRWRKQEETVIKTNKRREVNAHE
- a CDS encoding outer membrane protein assembly factor BamB family protein; this translates as MKFALACMQAVLLTAGLLLSYSQAPGLAFGSESRTVSLTPLFPAPTLPPVLFDQTILASPLLDFSQGKPLIVVAASDGEIAMLDAETGVPDWKLRAPAPEGQQVELVATPAIAGDKLIIVYQCLDHGVRVSHRLAVIDLANKKLDEAFPVLELQAEKPGAGGRSTVRFNPPTAYSHAALQHAAKKEGGLGVIYAAFGNAGDTQPFHGWLFEIDLDAWRQRGVREAVTAALLTTPEADCPVTVEYGTQEMICGGGIWTPPGPQIYPAGDSYELLVPTGNGQIDLKRGDYANTLMRLKPGLAFDPGCDEALCAAFDPVNPDSACMASCKNLFIPRLADGNAPLRPASGDCDDKSYSECLAWMDYDLGANAPVRATLQNGRPVLIQAGKDGGVSLLDADHLGRQFDRLQIADLCGAPQDPCDRSWAGMIVTKPALSFVDGAPVVMIPTFIPDHTHSAGLVALKIVTEQGTPKFRRFWQYPEPGSVKARQIFRSHPSLPFVSKLGKTGEDVVWIVDIGMQGTIYGIRVRDGKLLVETAMQGTGRQLSAPLIYNDTLYAASSLPATHQAMLEAFRIEVEP